The Pseudomonas sp. FP2309 genomic sequence GGCTCCCCCAGGGCTACGACACCGTACTGGGGGATAACGGCACCGGTCTGTCCGGTGGGCAGAAACAGCGAGTAGCCCTGGCCCGTGCGCTGTACGGCGGGCCGCGTTTGATCGTGCTCGATGAGCCCAATTCCAACCTCGACACCGTGGGTGAAGCGGCGCTGGCCGGCGCCATCGTGCAAATGAAGGCCCAGGGCAGCAGCGTGGTGCTGGTGACCCATCGCTCCTCGGCGCTGGCCCAGGCCGACAAATTGCTGGTGCTCAATGAAGGGCGCCTGCAGGCGTTCGGGCCGAGCCAGGAGGTGCTGCGCGCACTGTCCGGTCAGCAGGATGCACCGAAGGACAAACCCGGCGTCAGTTTCAGTCGCCAGTATCAGACTGCAAGGAATCCGGGTGTATGAGCAGCCGTACTGTTGAACGACGCGACGCCGGTTTTTTTGTGCGCATGGGCTGGATGCTGACGGTGGTCGGGGCTGGTGGGTTTTTCCTGTGGGCCAGCCTGGCGCCGTTGGATCAGGGCATTGCAGTGCAGGGCACGGTGGTGGTGTCGGGCAAGCGCAAGGCCGTGCAAACCCTCAGTCCTGGTGTGGTCAGCCGCATTCTGGTGCGTGAAGGCGAGTCGGTAAAACAGGGCCAGCCGCTGTTCCGGCTCGACCAGACCCAGAGTCAGGCCGATGTGCACTCGCTGCAAGCCCAATACCGCATGGCCTGGGCCAGCGTGGCACGCTGGCAGAGCGAGCGGGATAACCGCGGCAGCATCACGTTTCCCGCTGAACTGAGCAACCACTCCGATCCTGCGTTGGCGCTGGTGCTGGAAGGCCAGCGTCAACTGTTCAGCAGCCGTCGCGAAGCCTTTGCCCGAGAGCAGGCCGGTATTCGCGCGAACATCGAAGGCGCCTCGGCGCAGCTCAACGGCATGCGCCGCGCCCGCAGCGATTTGACCGCCCAGGCGCAATCGCTGCGTGACCAGTTGAGCAACCTGCAACCCTTGGCCGACAACGGCTATATTCCGCGTAATCGCCTGATGGAATATCAACGCCAGTTGTCCCAGGTGCAACAGGACCTGGCGCAGAACAGCGGCGAAAGCGGCCGGGTGGAGCAGGGCATCCTCGAATCGCGCCTCAAGTTGCAGCAGCACAGCGAGGAATACCAGAAAGAAGTGCGCAGCCAATTGGCCGATGCGCAGTTGCGCAGCCTGACCCTTGAGCAGCAACTCACCTCGGCCGGGTTCGACCTGCAGCACAGCGAAATCAACGCGCCGGCGGATGGCATTGCGGTCAACCTCGGCGTGCACACCGAAGGCGCCGTGGTACGCGCCGGTGAGACCCTGCTGGAAATCGTGCCCCAAGGCACTCGCCTGGAGGTGGAAGGGCACTTGCCGGTGCACCTGGTGGACAAGATCGGTACACAGTTACCGGTGGATATTCTCTTCACCGCGTTCAACCAGAGCCGCACGCCACGAGTGCCGGGGGAGGTCAGCCTGATTTCCGCCGACCAGATGCTCGATGAAAAAACCGGCGCGCCTTACTACGTGTTGCGCACCACCGTGAGTGAAGCTGCCCTGGAGAAACTTCACGGCCTGGTGATCAAACCCGGCATGCCCGCCGAGATGTTCGTGCGCACCGGTGAGCGCTCGCTGCTCAACTACCTGTTCAAGCCGCTGCTCGACCGCGCCGGCTCTGCGTTGACCGAGGAATGAACATGAAACCGGTGTTTATCGCGTGCTTATTGTTGAGCTGCAGCAGCGTCGAGGCCGTCATGGGCCCGTTCGATGTGTACGAGCAAGCCTTGCGCAACGACCCGGTGTTCCTCGGCGCCATCAAGGAGCGCGACGCGGGCCTTGAAAACCGCACCATCGGTCGGGCCGGCCTGCTGCCTAAGCTGTCGTACAACTACAACAAGGGCCGTAACAACTCACAGGCCACCTTGCCCGACGGCCGTGGTGGCAATTACCACGACGACCGCAACTACAACAGTTACGGTTCCACCTTCAGCCTGCAACAGCCGCTGTTCGACTACGAGGCCTACGCCAACTACCGCAAGGGCGTGGCCCAGGCGTTGTTTGCCGATGAGAGCTTTCGCGACAAGAGCCAGGCGCTGCTGGTGCGCGTGCTCACCTATTACACCCAGGCGTTGTTTGCCCAGGACCAGATCGACATCGCGCGCGCCAAGAAGAAGGCCTTCGAGCGGCAATTCCAGCAAAACCGGCACCTGTTCCAGCAGGGCGAGGGCACGCGTACCGATATTCTCGAGGCCGAATCCCGCTATGAGCTGGCCAGCGCCGAAGAGATCGAAGCGCTGGACGAACAGGACGCCTCGCTAAGGGAGCTGGGTGCGCTGATTGGCGTGCAGAGCGTCAACATTCAGGATCTTGCGCCGCTTAACCAGGCGTTTGCTGCGTTCGCCCTGGCCCCGGCCAACTACGACGCCTGGCATGCGCTGGCAATCAGCAGCAACCCGACGCTCGCGTCCCAGCGCCAGGCCCTGGAAGTGGCGCGCTATGAAGTGGAGCGCAACCGCGCCGGGCATCTGCCCAAGGTCACGGCCTACGCCAGCTCGCGCCAGCAGGAGTCTGACAGTGGCAATACCTACAACCAGCGCTACGACACCAACACCATCGGCGTAGAAGTGAGCCTGCCGCTGTATGCCGGCGGCGGCATCTCGGCGTCCACCCGCCAGGCCAGCCGCGCCATGGAGCAGGCCGAGTACGAACTGGAAGGCAAGACCCGCGAAACCCTGATTGAACTGCGCCGCCAGTTCAGCGCCTGCCTGTCCGGCGTGAGCAAGCTGCGCGCCTACCAGAAGGCCCTCGCCTCGGCCGAAGCGCTGGTGGTCTCGACCCGGCAGAGCATTCTCGGCGGCGAGCGGGTCAACCTGGATGCGCTGAACGCCGAACAGCAGCTCTACAGCACCCGTCGCGACCTGGCCCAGGCCCGTTACGACTACCTGATGGCCTGGACCAAGCTGCATTACTACGCCGGTAACCTGCGCGACACCGACCTGGCCAAAGTGGACGAGGCCTTCGGTCCGACACCGCATTAAAGCGCTTTCTCGATAACGCCAACAAAAAGAGAGGCAATACCATGGGTGTGTTCGACTACAAAAACCTCGGCACCGAGGGCTCCAAGGCGCTGTTCGCCGATGCCATGGCGATCACGCTGTATACCTATCACAACCTGGATAACGGTTTTGCCGTGGGCTACCAGCTCAACGGCTTGGGCTTGGGCTTGCCGGCCACGTTGGTCGGGGCATTGCTCGGCAGCAGCGACTCTCAGGGTGTGATTCCCGGCATCCCCTGGAACCCGGACGCGGAAAAAGCCGCGCTGGACGCCGTACAACAGGCCGGTTGGACGCCCATCAGCGCCAGTACCCTGGGCTATGCCGGCAAGGTCGACGCCAGGGGCACGTTCTTCGGCGAGAAGCCCGGCTACACCACGGCGCAGGTTGAGGTGCTCGGCAAATACGACGACGCCGGCAAGCTGTTGCAAATCGGCATCGGATTTCGCGGCACCTCGGGCCCCAGGGAAAGCCTGATCAGCGATTCGATTGGCGACCTGGTCAGCGACGTACTCGCGGCCCTGGGCCCCAGGGACTACGCAAAAAACTACGCAGGCGAAGCCTTTGGCACCTTGCTCAAACACGTCGCCGATTACGCCAGTGCCCGCGGCCTGAGCGGCCAGGATGTGCTGGTCAGCGGCCATAGCCTGGGCGGGTTGGCGGTCAACAGCCTGGCGGACCTGAGCAGCGGCAAATGGGCCGGGTTCTACCGGGATGCCAATTACATCGCCTATGCTTCGCCGACCCAGAGCAGCAGCGACAACGTGCTTAATATCGGCTACGAAAACGATCCGGTGTTTCGCGCACTGGACGGCTCCTCCTTCAACTGGTCGTCATTGGGCGTGCATGACAAACCCCATGGCTCGACCACCGACAATATCGTCAGCTTCAACGACCATTACGCCTCGACGTTGTGGAATGTGCTGCCGTTCTCCATCACCCAACTGCCGACGTGGGTGTCCCATTTGCCCACGGCGTATGGCGACGGCATGACGCGTATCCTGCAATCCGGTTTCTATGAGCAGATGACCCGCGATTCGACGATCATCGTCGCCAACCTGTCCGACCCGGCCCGCGCCACCACCTGGGTACAGGACCTCAACCGCAACGCCGAGCCGCACCAGGGCAACACCTTCATCATTGGCAGCGACGGCAATGACCTGATCCAGGGCGGCAAGGGCGCGGACTTTATCGAGGGCGGCAAGGGCAATGACACGATCCGTGATAACAGCGGGCACAACACCTTTGTGTTCAGCGGGCAGTTTGGTCAGGACCGGATCATTGGCTGCCAGCCCACGGATAAGCTGGTGTTCACCCAGGTGTCAGGCAGTGCGGACATCCGTGATCACATTCAGAGGGTGGGCGCGGACACGGTGATCAGCTTCGGTGGGGATTCGGTGACGTTGGTGGGGGTGAGCGGTGTGTCGGGGGAGGGGATTGTGATCAGCTAACGCGGTGGCGAGGGAGCATGCTCCCTCGCACTTTTGATCGGCGTTGACGTTTGAAGATCAGTCTTCCTTGCGCACCGTCGCCACATCATCGGCCTTGACGCGTATGCGCTTGCCGGCAATATCGGTGAATTCATAGAAGCCATCGGCGGTTTTGGCGTTGGGCGTGTCTTTGGTCAAATATTGCGTGCCATTTTGCAGCGTCACCACGGTTTGCGTCGCGCAACCGCCCAGTAGCAGAAAAGTGAGTGCAACCAGCGGAAGACCCAAATTCTTCATGTTCATAACCCTTACCTTTAACCTTGAAAAGTCCCGCGCCGGGGCTGCGGGCCGTAAATGTTACGTCATCGACTCCCCCATCTGATCACTTTTATACAAAAAGTTGCGTGCGCCATTTATCTATTACCGATTGCAACACGCTGCTGACGACGGCACTCTGTATGCATAACCAGTATTTGATTGACCCCCTCCATGGCCAGCACCCTCGAAGATCCGCTCTATTACCTGCATAACTTCCGCCAAGTCCTGCATTGGCTGGGGCAACGTTATGCCGACCTGCTCGCACCCGACGAAACGCAGTTCATTCAGCAATTTGACAGCTTGCCCCAGGCCTCCCAGGCGTTATTGGTGCGAATGGTCATGCGCAAAGGCATGCATTTTCGCGCGTCCAAACTCAATTACCTGGAAATCGGCTGTCCTCACGCCGCCACTGTGCCGTTGCGCGCCTTGGGCTGGGTCGA encodes the following:
- a CDS encoding HlyD family type I secretion periplasmic adaptor subunit, which codes for MSSRTVERRDAGFFVRMGWMLTVVGAGGFFLWASLAPLDQGIAVQGTVVVSGKRKAVQTLSPGVVSRILVREGESVKQGQPLFRLDQTQSQADVHSLQAQYRMAWASVARWQSERDNRGSITFPAELSNHSDPALALVLEGQRQLFSSRREAFAREQAGIRANIEGASAQLNGMRRARSDLTAQAQSLRDQLSNLQPLADNGYIPRNRLMEYQRQLSQVQQDLAQNSGESGRVEQGILESRLKLQQHSEEYQKEVRSQLADAQLRSLTLEQQLTSAGFDLQHSEINAPADGIAVNLGVHTEGAVVRAGETLLEIVPQGTRLEVEGHLPVHLVDKIGTQLPVDILFTAFNQSRTPRVPGEVSLISADQMLDEKTGAPYYVLRTTVSEAALEKLHGLVIKPGMPAEMFVRTGERSLLNYLFKPLLDRAGSALTEE
- a CDS encoding TolC family outer membrane protein, with the translated sequence MKPVFIACLLLSCSSVEAVMGPFDVYEQALRNDPVFLGAIKERDAGLENRTIGRAGLLPKLSYNYNKGRNNSQATLPDGRGGNYHDDRNYNSYGSTFSLQQPLFDYEAYANYRKGVAQALFADESFRDKSQALLVRVLTYYTQALFAQDQIDIARAKKKAFERQFQQNRHLFQQGEGTRTDILEAESRYELASAEEIEALDEQDASLRELGALIGVQSVNIQDLAPLNQAFAAFALAPANYDAWHALAISSNPTLASQRQALEVARYEVERNRAGHLPKVTAYASSRQQESDSGNTYNQRYDTNTIGVEVSLPLYAGGGISASTRQASRAMEQAEYELEGKTRETLIELRRQFSACLSGVSKLRAYQKALASAEALVVSTRQSILGGERVNLDALNAEQQLYSTRRDLAQARYDYLMAWTKLHYYAGNLRDTDLAKVDEAFGPTPH
- a CDS encoding lipase, with protein sequence MGVFDYKNLGTEGSKALFADAMAITLYTYHNLDNGFAVGYQLNGLGLGLPATLVGALLGSSDSQGVIPGIPWNPDAEKAALDAVQQAGWTPISASTLGYAGKVDARGTFFGEKPGYTTAQVEVLGKYDDAGKLLQIGIGFRGTSGPRESLISDSIGDLVSDVLAALGPRDYAKNYAGEAFGTLLKHVADYASARGLSGQDVLVSGHSLGGLAVNSLADLSSGKWAGFYRDANYIAYASPTQSSSDNVLNIGYENDPVFRALDGSSFNWSSLGVHDKPHGSTTDNIVSFNDHYASTLWNVLPFSITQLPTWVSHLPTAYGDGMTRILQSGFYEQMTRDSTIIVANLSDPARATTWVQDLNRNAEPHQGNTFIIGSDGNDLIQGGKGADFIEGGKGNDTIRDNSGHNTFVFSGQFGQDRIIGCQPTDKLVFTQVSGSADIRDHIQRVGADTVISFGGDSVTLVGVSGVSGEGIVIS
- a CDS encoding YgdI/YgdR family lipoprotein, whose amino-acid sequence is MNMKNLGLPLVALTFLLLGGCATQTVVTLQNGTQYLTKDTPNAKTADGFYEFTDIAGKRIRVKADDVATVRKED